A part of Citrifermentans bremense genomic DNA contains:
- the hisC gene encoding histidinol-phosphate transaminase, whose protein sequence is MIALRENIAEMAGYVPGFQPLDVDSYIKLNTNENPYPPSPKVLEAIAREVGEGLRRYPDAASRLAREEAAKVYGFDPSWIIMANGSDEVLNNLIRACAGEGEEIAFINPSYSYYGTLAEVQGARVRTFGLTENFEPEGIPEHYDGKLFFLTNPNAPLGFTYSQRYIADLAGRLSGVLVVDEAYVDFAEESSLELVRSFDNVVVTRTFSKSYSLAGMRLGLAIARPEVIAALNKIRDHYNLDRLAQAAAAAALADQPYFLECVRKIKETRAWFTRELEQLGYQVIPSSGNFVFASPPDRDGTRIYQGLYDRKILVRHFTDPKLAHGLRISIGSREEMERTVMALRELGPGR, encoded by the coding sequence ATGATCGCCCTGCGGGAAAACATCGCAGAAATGGCGGGCTACGTCCCCGGTTTCCAGCCACTGGATGTGGATTCGTACATCAAGTTGAACACCAACGAGAACCCGTACCCCCCCTCGCCGAAGGTGTTGGAAGCGATCGCGCGGGAAGTCGGAGAAGGGCTGCGCCGCTACCCCGACGCCGCGAGCCGGCTGGCACGTGAAGAGGCGGCGAAGGTATACGGCTTCGATCCTTCCTGGATCATCATGGCCAACGGCTCCGACGAGGTCCTCAACAACCTTATTCGAGCCTGTGCCGGCGAAGGCGAGGAAATCGCCTTCATAAACCCCTCTTACTCGTATTACGGCACCCTTGCCGAGGTCCAGGGGGCGCGCGTCAGGACCTTCGGGCTCACCGAAAACTTCGAGCCGGAAGGGATCCCGGAGCATTACGATGGCAAGCTCTTCTTCCTGACCAACCCCAACGCGCCGCTCGGTTTCACCTACAGCCAGCGCTACATAGCCGACCTGGCAGGGCGCCTCTCCGGGGTCCTGGTGGTGGACGAGGCCTACGTTGACTTCGCCGAAGAGAGCTCGCTGGAGCTCGTGCGCAGCTTCGATAACGTCGTGGTCACCCGCACCTTCTCCAAGAGCTACTCGCTGGCAGGGATGCGGCTCGGCCTCGCCATCGCCCGCCCGGAGGTGATCGCGGCGCTGAACAAGATCCGGGACCATTACAACCTGGACCGGCTGGCGCAGGCCGCGGCCGCCGCGGCGCTCGCGGACCAGCCGTATTTCCTGGAGTGCGTGAGAAAGATCAAGGAAACCCGCGCCTGGTTCACCAGGGAACTGGAGCAGCTGGGTTACCAGGTGATACCGTCCAGCGGCAATTTCGTCTTTGCAAGCCCCCCCGACCGGGACGGAACCCGCATCTACCAGGGGCTTTACGACAGGAAGATCCTGGTGCGGCACTTCACCGACCCGAAGCTGGCCCATGGTCTCAGGATCAGCATCGGCTCAAGAGAAGAGATGGAGCGGACTGTCATGGCGCTGCGCGAACTGGGACCCGGGCGCTAG
- a CDS encoding ribonuclease D, with translation MQKKNNVTNPAAAHLVTDQKTLDELVERLSKESVLAFDLEADSLHHYTEKVCLIQVSSASEDRLIDPLAPIDVKVLAPIFANPAIKKIFHGADYDMRSLYRDFGIEVVNLFDTMIASQFLGESEFGLAALLKKRFGVELDKRYQKADWSKRPFSQEMLDYAMKDTSLLIELYRQLEAELKQKGRLAWVEEESELVAGVRSPSREGELMCLRFKGASKMKPRELAVLEELLRFRDEKARLADVPPFRILSNDLLRELAEKQPRNNFELVGIHTMSSKLIERLGRGLLQAIANGLAVPQDKLPQVQSGRRPVLDRLQDERVKRLKVWREAKSAQLGLGIGLVANNTLLEALAEPGSQNISLLKRWQREAFGDELASLIS, from the coding sequence TTGCAGAAGAAAAATAATGTGACAAACCCCGCAGCGGCGCATCTGGTCACCGATCAAAAGACTTTAGACGAACTCGTCGAGCGGCTCTCCAAGGAGTCGGTCCTTGCCTTTGACCTTGAGGCGGACTCCCTCCATCACTATACAGAGAAGGTATGCCTGATCCAGGTCTCCTCCGCATCGGAAGACCGCCTGATCGACCCGCTCGCCCCCATAGACGTCAAGGTGCTGGCGCCCATCTTCGCCAACCCCGCCATCAAGAAGATCTTCCACGGCGCGGATTACGACATGCGCTCGCTTTACCGGGATTTCGGCATCGAGGTGGTGAACCTGTTCGACACCATGATCGCCAGCCAGTTCCTGGGCGAGAGCGAGTTCGGCCTCGCGGCGCTTCTGAAGAAGAGGTTCGGGGTCGAGCTGGACAAGCGCTACCAGAAGGCCGACTGGAGCAAGCGTCCCTTCTCCCAGGAGATGCTCGACTACGCCATGAAGGACACCTCCCTCCTGATCGAGCTTTACCGCCAGTTGGAGGCGGAGCTGAAGCAGAAGGGGAGGCTCGCCTGGGTCGAGGAGGAGTCGGAGCTCGTGGCAGGGGTCCGTTCCCCTTCCCGCGAGGGGGAACTGATGTGCCTGCGCTTCAAGGGGGCCAGCAAGATGAAGCCGCGCGAACTCGCCGTCCTGGAGGAGCTTTTGCGCTTCCGCGACGAGAAGGCGCGCCTGGCAGACGTCCCCCCGTTCCGGATCCTCAGCAACGACCTCTTGCGGGAGCTGGCCGAAAAGCAGCCGAGGAACAACTTCGAGTTGGTCGGCATCCACACCATGTCCTCGAAGCTGATCGAGAGGCTGGGACGCGGGCTGCTGCAGGCGATAGCGAACGGTCTGGCGGTCCCCCAGGACAAGCTGCCGCAGGTGCAGTCCGGCCGCCGTCCGGTCCTGGACCGGCTGCAGGACGAAAGGGTGAAGCGGCTGAAAGTCTGGCGCGAGGCGAAGTCGGCGCAGCTGGGCCTCGGCATCGGCCTGGTCGCCAACAACACCCTCCTGGAGGCGCTGGCGGAGCCGGGCTCCCAGAACATATCCCTTTTGAAGCGCTGGCAGCGCGAGGCGTTCGGGGACGAGCTGGCCTCGCTCATCTCCTGA
- a CDS encoding DUF72 domain-containing protein, producing the protein MSLYVGTSGYSYKEWKGIFYPAELPERQMLHYYGGVFRSVEINNTFHRMPTQALLQSWSQEVPVGFKFALKAPQRITHFQRLKGVDDSVSYLFDVAGSLGERLGPVLFQLPPSLKKDLPLLRDFLALLPPGARASFQFRHRSWMDDEVFQLLRRNDAALCIADLEDEVETPAVSTATWGYLRLRRAEYAEKELRRWAELVARQDWRDAFVFFKHEDSAQGPLLAKKFLELVGAGQEELGTAERSR; encoded by the coding sequence ATGTCCCTTTACGTCGGAACCAGCGGTTACTCGTATAAGGAATGGAAGGGGATCTTCTATCCCGCGGAGCTCCCGGAGCGGCAGATGTTGCACTACTACGGCGGGGTGTTTCGAAGCGTCGAGATCAACAACACCTTCCACCGCATGCCGACCCAGGCCCTTTTGCAATCGTGGTCGCAGGAGGTGCCTGTGGGTTTCAAGTTCGCGCTCAAGGCGCCCCAGCGCATCACCCACTTCCAACGCCTGAAGGGGGTGGACGACTCGGTGTCGTACCTCTTCGACGTGGCCGGTAGCCTCGGGGAGCGGCTGGGGCCGGTGCTCTTCCAGCTCCCGCCGAGCCTGAAGAAGGACCTCCCCCTGCTGCGGGACTTCCTGGCGCTCTTGCCGCCGGGGGCGCGTGCCTCGTTCCAGTTCCGGCACCGCTCCTGGATGGACGACGAGGTGTTCCAGCTTTTGCGGCGCAACGACGCGGCACTTTGCATAGCCGATCTGGAAGACGAGGTAGAGACGCCTGCGGTGTCGACGGCGACCTGGGGGTACCTGAGGCTCAGGCGCGCCGAGTATGCAGAGAAGGAGTTGCGGCGATGGGCAGAGCTGGTAGCAAGGCAGGATTGGCGGGACGCCTTCGTCTTCTTCAAGCACGAGGATTCGGCGCAGGGGCCGCTCCTGGCTAAGAAGTTCCTGGAACTGGTGGGGGCGGGCCAAGAAGAACTGGGGACGGCTGAGCGGTCCCGGTAA
- a CDS encoding 16S rRNA (uracil(1498)-N(3))-methyltransferase, with translation MRSFFLGDNAVCGDCVTITGELYRHMARVLRLKEGSEVELIEDGGARHQGTVEEVGAKSLTVRISASAAAPKEEPGLRVTLLQGMPKGEKLDLILQKCTELGVAEVVAFDAARSVVKLRGDKSAARLARYEKIMQEAARQSGRVSFPKVALGGTLTEVLAASSHEVKLLLYEGEEKTTLHDCFGAFAAPQTVAVVVGPEGGLAPEEVRQALAAGFTPVTLGKRILRTETAGLAMLAILQFHWGDMG, from the coding sequence ATGCGGAGCTTCTTTCTGGGCGACAACGCCGTCTGCGGCGACTGCGTGACCATCACCGGTGAGCTTTACCGCCACATGGCGCGCGTGCTGCGCCTCAAGGAAGGGAGCGAGGTGGAGCTGATCGAAGACGGGGGCGCCCGTCACCAAGGGACGGTCGAGGAGGTGGGGGCTAAAAGCCTCACCGTGCGCATCAGCGCCAGCGCCGCCGCTCCCAAAGAGGAGCCGGGGCTGCGGGTGACGCTGCTGCAGGGTATGCCCAAGGGGGAGAAGCTAGACCTGATCCTGCAGAAATGCACCGAGCTGGGGGTGGCCGAGGTAGTCGCCTTCGACGCGGCGCGCTCGGTGGTGAAGCTGCGCGGGGATAAAAGTGCTGCCCGCCTGGCACGCTACGAGAAGATCATGCAGGAAGCCGCCCGGCAGTCCGGGCGGGTTTCCTTCCCCAAGGTGGCCTTGGGGGGGACCCTCACCGAGGTGCTGGCGGCATCAAGCCACGAGGTGAAGCTGCTTCTTTACGAGGGGGAAGAAAAGACGACCCTGCATGACTGTTTCGGCGCCTTCGCCGCGCCGCAAACCGTGGCGGTGGTGGTGGGACCGGAGGGGGGATTGGCCCCGGAGGAGGTGCGTCAGGCGCTGGCGGCGGGGTTCACCCCGGTGACGCTGGGAAAGAGGATCCTGCGCACCGAGACCGCGGGTCTCGCTATGCTGGCCATACTGCAGTTCCACTGGGGGGACATGGGGTAG
- the prmA gene encoding 50S ribosomal protein L11 methyltransferase yields the protein MTTDWAEIACEVPSEMVDTLADFLVELTGNGVGIDNLHLDTFSLDTLEDTPLKSVKGYLPLDDSLEEMRIRVEQFLAQTGPSFPSYVYAPPVVTVIRNEDWANNWKVHFKPVRIGQRLVIKPTWEEYRKQEGDLVIQIDPGMAFGTGAHPTTKMCLEALERISFGAIGGKLPGPVLDVGTGSGVLSIAAALLGAEEIVAVDIDPEAVRVTIENLELNGVADRVAASTTSLEQLPGGFQVVVANILAEELVRLAAELTARVAPGGWLILSGILTEKEEFVCAAFTSLELVENPKELEWSCLSFRKPL from the coding sequence ATGACTACTGACTGGGCTGAAATCGCCTGTGAAGTACCCTCCGAAATGGTCGACACCCTCGCCGACTTCCTGGTGGAGCTGACCGGCAACGGCGTCGGGATCGACAACCTGCACCTGGACACTTTCTCCCTCGACACCCTCGAGGACACCCCCTTGAAAAGCGTGAAGGGTTACCTCCCGCTCGACGACTCGCTGGAGGAGATGCGCATCCGTGTCGAGCAGTTCCTGGCCCAGACCGGCCCCTCCTTCCCCAGCTACGTCTATGCCCCTCCCGTGGTGACGGTGATCAGGAACGAGGACTGGGCCAACAACTGGAAGGTCCACTTCAAACCTGTGCGCATCGGGCAAAGGCTCGTGATCAAGCCGACCTGGGAGGAGTATCGGAAGCAGGAGGGGGACCTGGTGATCCAGATAGACCCCGGCATGGCTTTCGGGACCGGCGCCCACCCCACCACGAAGATGTGCCTGGAAGCGCTGGAGCGGATCTCTTTCGGCGCCATCGGCGGCAAGCTCCCCGGCCCCGTCCTCGACGTCGGCACCGGCTCCGGCGTCCTCAGCATCGCAGCCGCCCTTTTGGGCGCGGAGGAGATCGTCGCGGTAGACATCGATCCCGAAGCGGTCCGGGTCACCATCGAGAACCTGGAATTGAACGGAGTGGCCGACCGGGTCGCCGCCTCCACCACGAGCCTGGAACAGCTCCCGGGGGGTTTCCAGGTGGTGGTCGCCAACATCCTAGCCGAGGAGCTGGTACGTCTTGCCGCCGAGCTCACCGCACGCGTGGCGCCTGGCGGATGGCTTATCCTCTCCGGCATCCTGACCGAGAAGGAGGAGTTCGTCTGCGCCGCGTTCACTTCCCTTGAACTGGTGGAAAACCCGAAGGAGCTGGAGTGGTCCTGCCTCAGCTTCAGGAAGCCGCTGTAG
- a CDS encoding pyruvate, water dikinase regulatory protein: MYHVYLLSDATGETVERVARAALTQFRDVDIRLRRVGQIRNREDVLRALDEVDRAPGIIFYTLVNTELAQFVRNEVEARQLEAVDLITPLLYKLAEFLEMRPQKLPGLQYEMNSEYYRRMEAVDFTVKQDDGQEPRNLHKADIVLIGVSRSSKTPLSMYLAHKGYKVANVPIIQGIDPPTELEDVEPERVVGLIIDTQRLVDIRSARLRNLRQSPRGSYADYRQVEEELAYCRRFYRAHPAWLVIDVTNKSVEESAAEILSRLHGDIRHD, from the coding sequence ATGTACCACGTGTACCTTTTATCGGATGCTACCGGCGAGACGGTTGAGCGTGTGGCTCGGGCCGCACTGACCCAGTTCAGGGATGTCGACATACGCCTGCGCCGAGTGGGGCAGATCAGGAACCGGGAGGACGTTCTTCGGGCGCTGGACGAGGTGGACCGGGCGCCGGGGATCATCTTCTATACCCTGGTCAACACGGAGCTGGCGCAGTTCGTCAGGAACGAAGTCGAGGCGAGGCAGTTGGAGGCGGTGGACCTCATTACCCCTCTTCTCTACAAGCTGGCGGAATTCCTGGAGATGCGGCCGCAGAAGCTGCCGGGCCTGCAGTACGAGATGAACTCTGAGTACTACCGGCGCATGGAGGCGGTGGATTTCACCGTGAAGCAGGACGACGGACAGGAACCACGCAACCTGCACAAGGCGGACATAGTCCTGATCGGCGTTTCCCGCTCCTCAAAAACGCCGCTCTCCATGTACCTGGCTCACAAGGGGTACAAGGTAGCCAACGTGCCGATCATTCAGGGGATCGACCCCCCGACCGAGCTGGAGGACGTAGAGCCTGAGAGGGTGGTCGGCCTGATCATCGACACGCAGCGGCTGGTGGATATCCGCAGCGCCCGTTTGCGCAACCTGCGCCAGAGCCCGCGCGGAAGCTACGCGGACTACCGGCAGGTGGAAGAGGAGCTTGCTTACTGTCGCAGGTTCTACCGCGCACACCCCGCATGGCTGGTGATAGACGTGACCAACAAATCCGTGGAGGAGTCTGCGGCGGAAATATTAAGCAGACTTCATGGTGATATTAGGCACGATTAG